One part of the Phragmites australis chromosome 3, lpPhrAust1.1, whole genome shotgun sequence genome encodes these proteins:
- the LOC133912967 gene encoding multiple C2 domain and transmembrane region protein 14-like produces the protein MVAEGARRRVVVEVCNARNLMPKDGQGTACAYAVVDFNGQRRRTATHPRDLNPQWGERLEFLVHDPDAMASETLELNLYNDKKVIAAAGSGRRGGTFLGKVKVAGASFAKEGEEALVYYPLEKRSVFSQIKGEIGLKIWFVDEPPPPPPAAPAAEEKGADAAASDKKEAATEGKEEKAPATAAAPADEKKPETAPAEEKKAEVAKIEEKKPEAGKKEKGDKKKSPEKGKKDGGEKPKNEGKAKEENKKDAAAPPPSPSKQAPPPSPSKKELAVAGVAGDLEIRPQTAAEKSMAASGASASYDLVDRVPYLFVRLLKAKRHGGGGNQPLYAQLSIGTHTVRTRAATAAGEWDLVFAFHKDSLTDTSLEVTVHEEAKKPAAEGESAPPDANLGFVSFDLQEVPKRSPPDSALAPQWYTLEGHAEDGAAACDVMLVVWVGTQIDEAFQEAWQSDSGGYLVHTRSKAYLSPKLWYLRLSVIQAQDLRLPSPPDAKAKQCGPAFPELYVKAQLGAQVFKTGRVPLGSAAAGTSNPSWNEDLLFVAAEPFDPFLTVVVEDVFSGKPVGQARVPLSTVHRRSDDRVEPPSRWLNLCGDEARPYAGRVHVRACLEGGYHVLDEAANVASDVRAASKQLSKPPVGMLEVGVRGAANLVPMKIAKDGASGSTDAYVVLKYGPKWARTRTILDQFNPRWNEQYAWEVFDPCTVLTIAAFDNVRYKSTDAGGDPGKLPKDSRIGKLRIRLSTLDANRVYMNTFALTAVHPVGVRKMGELELAIRFTCPSWLTLIQAYGSPLLPRMHYVKPLGPAQQDVLRHTAMRIVSGRLARSEPPLGPEVVQYLLDTDTHSWSMRRSKANWFRVVGCLSHVATAVKWAHRVRTWAHPPTTVLVHALLVAVVLCPEMILPTACLYLFLVLLWRYRARPRGPNGMDPRLSHVDSVSPDELDEEFDGLPSGRPADVVRMRYDRLRAVAGRAQTLLGDVAAQGERVEALLSWRDPRATGVFAVVCLLAALVLYAVPFKVLLLGMGFYYLRHPSFRGDMPSPGFNFFRRLPSLSDRIL, from the coding sequence ATGGTGGCTGAGGGTGCGCGGCGgcgggtggtggtggaggtgtgcAACGCGCGGAACCTGATGCCCAAGGACGGGCAGGGCACGGCGTGCGCctacgccgtcgtcgacttcaaCGGCCAGCGCCGACGCACCGCCACGCACCCGCGGGACCTCAACCCGCAGTGGGGGGAGCGCCTCGAGTTCCTCGTCCACGACCCGGACGCCATGGCCTCCGAGACGCTCGAGCTCAACCTCTACAACGACAAGAAGGTCATCGCCGCAGCGGGGAGCGGGCGCCGCGGGGGCACCTTCCTCGGCAAGGTCAAGGTAGCCGGGGCGTCGTTCGCGAAGGAGGGCGAGGAGGCGCTCGTGTACTATCCGCTCGAGAAGCGGAGCGTGTTCTCGCagatcaagggggagatcgGGCTAAAGATCTGGTTCGTTgacgagccgccgccgccaccgcccgcGGCACCCGCGGCGGAGGAGAAGGGCGCCGACGCGGCTGCCTCGGACAAGAAGGAGGCGGCGACTGAGGGGAAAGAGGAGAAAGCGCCAGCTACTGCTGCCGCGCCGGCTGACGAGAAGAAGCCGGAGACGGCGCCTGCCGAGGAGAAGAAAGCAGAAGTGGCCAAAATAGAGGAGAAGAAACCAGAGGCGGGCAAGAAGGAAAAGGGTGACAAGAAGAAGTCGCCGGAGAAGGGAAAGAAGGACGGCGGCGAGAAGCCCAAGAACGAAGGCAAAGCAAAGGAGGAGAACAAGAAGGATGCAGCCGCACCGCCGCCCTCCCCGTCCAAGCAGGCACCGCCACCTTCACCGTCGAAGAAGGAGCTTGCGGTCGCCGGAGTCGCCGGTGACCTGGAGATCCGCCCTCAGACCGCCGCCGAGAAGAGCATGGCTGCGTCGGGCGCCAGCGCGTCGTACGACCTGGTCGATCGCGTGCCTTACCTGTTCGTCCGGCTCCTAAAGGCCAagcgccacggcggcggcggcaaccaGCCGCTGTACGCGCAGCTGTCCATCGGCACCCACACTGTGCGCACTCGcgcggccaccgccgccggcgagTGGGACCTGGTATTCGCCTTTCACAAGGACAGCCTCACTGACACCTCGCTGGAGGTCACTGTCCATGAAGAGGCCAAGAAGCCGGCCGCAGAGGGGGAGTCCGCTCCGCCGGACGCCAATCTCGGCTTCGTCTCCTTCGACCTCCAGGAGGTCCCGAAGCGGTCGCCGCCGGACAGCGCGCTCGCGCCGCAGTGGTACACCCTCGAGGGTCATGCcgaggacggcgcggctgcctGCGACGTCATGCTCGTCGTGTGGGTCGGAACGCAGATCGACGAGGCGTTCCAGGAGGCGTGGCAATCCGACTCCGGTGGCTACCTGGTGCACACCCGCTCCAAGGCCTACCTCTCCCCCAAGCTCTGGTACCTCCGCCTCAGCGTCATCCAGGCGCAGGACCTGCGCTTGCCGTCCCCGCCGGACGCCAAGGCGAAACAGTGCGGCCCTGCCTTCCCGGAGCTGTACGTCAAGGCGCAGCTCGGCGCCCAGGTGTTCAAGACCGGCCGCGTCCCGCTCGGCAGTGCGGCGGCCGGGACGTCCAACCCAAGCTGGAACGAGGATTTGCTCTTCGTCGCCGCGGAGCCGTTCGACCCCTTCTTGACCGTCGTCGTGGAAGACGTGTTCTCCGGTAAGCCGGTGGGCCAGGCCCGCGTGCCCCTGTCCACGGTGCACCGACGGTCGGATGACCGGGTCGAGCCGCCGTCCCGGTGGCTCAACCTGTGCGGAGACGAGGCCCGGCCGTACGCCGGGCGGGTGCACGTGCGCGCGTGCCTAGAGGGAGGGTACCACGTGCTGGACGAGGCAGCGAACGTGGCCAGCGACGTTCGCGCGGCGTCCAAGCAGCTATCGAAGCCGCCGGTGGGGATGCTGGAGGTCGGCGTCCGTGGCGCCGCCAACCTGGTGCCGATGAAGATCGCCAAGGACGGCGCGAGCGGCTCGACGGACGCGTACGTCGTGCTCAAGTACGGGCCCAAGTGGGCGCGCACGCGCACCATCCTGGACCAGTTCAACCCGCGGTGGAACGAGCAGTACGCGTGGGAGGTGTTCGACCCCTGCACTGTGCTCACCATCGCCGCCTTCGACAACGTCCGGTACAAGAGCACCGACGCCGGCGGCGACCCTGGGAAGCTGCCCAAGGACTCCCGCATCGGGAAGCTACGCATCCGCCTCTCCACGCTCGACGCCAACCGGGTGTACATGAACACCTTCGCGCTCACGGCCGTGCACCCCGTCGGCGTGCGCAAGATGGGCGAGCTGGAGCTGGCCATCCGGTTCACCTGCCCGTCGTGGCTGACGCTGATCCAGGCCTACGGCAGCCCACTGCTGCCGCGGATGCACTACGTGAAGCCGCTCGGACCCGCGCAGCAGGACGTTCTTCGTCACACGGCTATGCGCATTGTATCGGGGCGGCTGGCGCGATCAGAGCCGCCGCTGGGTCCGGAGGTGGTGCAGTACCTGCTCGACACGGACACGCACTCGTGGAGCATGCGGCGGAGCAAGGCCAACTGGTTCCGCGTCGTCGGGTGCCTGTCGCACGTCGCCACGGCGGTGAAGTGGGCGCACCGGGTACGCACCTGGGCGCACCCGCCGACCACCGTGCTCGTGCATGCGCTGCTCGTCGCCGTCGTGCTCTGCCCGGAGATGATCCTGCCCACCGCCTGCCTGTACCTCTTCCTGGTCCTGCTCTGGCGCTACCGGGCGCGGCCGCGCGGGCCGAATGGCATGGACCCGCGGCTCTCTCACGTGGACAGCGTCAgccccgacgagctcgacgaGGAGTTCGACGGGCTCCCCTCGGGGCGCCCGGCCGATGTCGTTAGGATGAGGTACGACCGGCTGCGCGCCGTGGCCGGGCGGGCGCAGACTCTGCTCGGCGACGTCGCGGCGCAGGGCGAGCGCGTCGAGGCGCTTCTGTCGTGGCGCGACCCGCGCGCCACGGGGGTGTTCGCGGTGGTGTGCCTGCTGGCGGCGCTGGTGCTGTACGCCGTGCCGTTCAAGGTGCTGCTGCTGGGGATGGGGTTCTACTACCTCCGGCACCCGAGTTTCCGCGGCGACATGCCGTCCCCGGGCTTCAACTTCTTCCGCCGCCTGCCGTCGCTCTCCGATCGCATTCTCTAG